In Erigeron canadensis isolate Cc75 chromosome 7, C_canadensis_v1, whole genome shotgun sequence, one DNA window encodes the following:
- the LOC122606658 gene encoding plasma membrane ATPase 1-like: MGEEKAEVLEAVLRETVDLESIPIEEVFENLRCSKDGLTTFAAQERLAIFGYNKLEENKESKLLKFLGFMWNPLSWVMEAAAIMAIALANGGGKPPDWQDFLGIILLLLINSAISFVEENNAGNAAAALMATLAPKAKILRDGKWNEDDASILVPGDVISVKLGDIIPADARLLDGDPLKIDQSALTGESLPVTKGPGDGVYSGSTCKQGEIEAVVVATGVHTFFGKAAHLVDTTNQVGHFQKVLTAIGNFCICSIAVGMLIEIIVMFPIQDRKYRPGIDNLLVLLIGGIPIAMPTVLSVTMAIGSHRLAQQGAITKRMTAIEEMAGMDVLCSDKTGTLTLNKLTVDKNLIEVFAKGVDPDTVILMSARASRTENQDAIDAAIVGMLADPKEARARIKEVHFLPFNPTDKRTALTYLDDEGKMHRVSKGAPEQILNLAHNKSDIERRVHAIIDKFAERGLRSLAVAYQDVPDGRKESPGGPWQFIGLMPLFDPPRHDSADTIRRALDLGVNVKMITGDQLAIGKETGRRLGMGTNMYPSSALIGQNSDESIAALPIDELIEKADGFAGVFPEHKYEIVKRLQARKHICGMTGDGVNDAPALKKADIGIAVADATDAARSASDIVLTEPGLSVIISAVLTSRAIFQRMKNYTIYAVSITIRIVLGFMLLALIWKFDFPPFMVLIIAILNDGTIMTISKDRVKPSPLPDSWKLAEIFTTGVILGSYLAMMTVIFFWAAYKTDFFPRTFGVPTLEKTAHDDFRKLASAVYLQVSIISQALIFVTRSRSWSFVERPGWLLVMAFAVAQLIATLIAVYANWSFAAVEGIGWGWAGVIWLYNIIFYFPLDLIKFFIRYAISGRAWDLVIERRIAFTRQKDFGKEQRELQWAHAQRTLHGLEVPDAKMFGDRTNATELNQMAEEAKRRAEMAKLREMHTLKGHVESVVRMKGIDIETIQQSYTV; this comes from the exons ATGGGGGAAGAAAAGGCTGAAGTTCTTGAAGCTGTGTTGAGAGAAACTGTAGATTTG GAAAGTATTCCCATTGAGGAGGTATTTGAGAATTTGAGATGTAGTAAAGATGGTCTCACCACTTTTGCTGCTCAAGAAAGATTAGCCATTTTTGGCTATAACAAGCTAGAAGAAAATAAg GAGAGCaaattattgaaatttttagggtttatgtGGAATCCACTCTCATGGGTGATGGAAGCTGCTGCTATAATGGCAATTGCTCTTGCTAATGGAGGG GGAAAGCCTCCCGACTGGCAGGATTTTTTGGGAATCATTCTTTTGCTTTTGATAAATTCTGCGATTAGTTTTGTGGAAGAAAACAATGCAGGCAATGCAGCTGCAGCTCTTATGGCTACTCTGGCCCCAAAAGCAAAG ATTTTAAGAGATGGAAAATGGAATGAAGATGATGCTTCAATTTTAGTTCCCGGGGATGTAATCAGTGTAAAACTTGGAGATATTATTCCGGCGGATGCTCGTCTGCTTGATGGCGATCCTTTGAAGATTGACCAG TCAGCTTTAACAGGTGAATCACTCCCTGTGACAAAAGGCCCGGGGGATGGAGTCTACTCAGGTTCTACTTGCAAGCAAGGAGAGATAGAGGCAGTTGTGGTTGCCACTGGTGTTCACACGTTCTTTGGGAAAGCTGCTCACCTTGTTGACACCACCAATCAAGTTGGTCACTTTCAAAAG GTGTTGACAGCAATCGGGAACTTCTGCATTTGTTCAATTGCTGTGGGGATGCTTATTGAGATTATAGTGATGTTTCCAATTCAAGACAGAAAATATAGGCCTGGGATAGACAATCTTCTTGTGCTCCTAATTGGAGGAATCCCAATCGCCATGCCCACCGTTCTCTCTGTAACAATGGCAATTGGATCTCATCGTTTAGCTCAGCAG GGAGCCATAACAAAGAGAATGACAGCCATTGAAGAAATGGCAGGAATGGATGTGCTTTGTAGTGACAAAACCGGAACTCTGACACTAAACAAGCTCACTGTCGATAAGAACCTTATCGAG GTATTTGCTAAAGGTGTAGATCCAGATACTGTTATTTTGATGTCAGCCCGGGCCTCCAGAACCGAAAACCAGGATGCCATTGATGCTGCTATTGTTGGTATGCTCGCTGATCCAAAAGAG GCGCGTGCTCGCATCAAGGAAGTTCATTTTTTGCCATTTAATCCAACTGACAAGCGCACAGCATTGACTTATTTAGACGATGAGGGTAAAATGCATAGAGTCAGCAAAGGGGCACCTGAGCAG atcttaaatcttgcACACAACAAATCAGATATTGAACGACGAGTTCATGCTATAATTGACAAATTTGCAGAGCGAGGGTTACGGTCACTGGCTGTAGCATACCAG GATGTTCCTGATGGTCGGAAAGAGAGCCCAGGAGGACCTTGGCAATTTATAGGTCTCATGCCTCTTTTTGATCCACCACGGCATGATAGTGCTGACACCATAAGAAGGGCTTTGGATCTTGGAGTAAATGTTAAAATGATTACAG GGGATCAACTGGCAATCGGAAAAGAAACTGGACGCCGTCTTGGAATGGGTACCAACATGTATCCGTCATCTGCTTTAATTGGTCAAAATTCTGACGAGTCTATTGCTGCTTTACCAATTGATGAACTTATAGAGAAAGCTGACGGTTTTGCCGGCGTGTTTCCCG AGCACAAATATGAAATAGTAAAACGCCTACAAGCTAGGAAACACATTTGTGGAATGACGGGTGATGGTGTAAATGACGCCCCTGCTTTAAAAAAGGCTGATATTGGAATTGCTGTGGCTGACGCAACCGATGCAGCCCGTAGTGCTTCTGACATTGTCCTCACTGAACCAGGGCTCAGCGTTATCATTAGTGCCGTCTTGACCAGTAGAGCTATTTTTCAGAGGATGAAAAATTACACA ATTTATGCTGTTTCTATTACAATTCGTATAGTG CTTGGTTTTATGCTGCTCGCATTGATCTGGAAGTTCGATTTCCCACCTTTTATGGTGCTTATCATTGCTATTCTTAATGACg GTACAATTATGACGATATCAAAGGATCGAGTAAAGCCATCTCCTCTTCCAGATAGCTGGAAATTAGCCGAGATTTTCACAACAGGCGTCATTCTAGGTAGTTACTTAGCTATGATGACCGTTATCTTCTTTTGGGCGGCTTACAAAACCGATTTTTTCCCG CGTACTTTTGGTGTACCAACACTTGAGAAAACAGCTCATGACGATTTCAGAAAGCTTGCTTCAGCAGTATATCTTCAAGTCAGCATAATCAGCCAAGCCCTAATATTTGTGACACGTTCACGTAGTTGGTCATTCGTTGAACGCCCTGGTTGGCTGCTTGTTATGGCTTTTGCTGTCGCCCAGTTG ATTGCCACGTTGATCGCGGTGTATGCAAATTGGAGTTTTGCTGCGGTAGAAGGAATTGGGTGGGGCTGGGCTGGTGTAATCTGGCTGTATAATATCATCTTCTACTTCCCTCTTGATCTCATCAAATTCTTTATCCGTTACGCCATCAGTGGTCGGGCATGGGATCTTGTTATTGAGAGAAGG ATTGCATTCACTAGACAAAAGGATTTTGGGAAGGAACAACGTGAGCTGCAATGGGCACATGCGCAAAGAACGCTTCATGGACTTGAAGTTCCTGACGCGAAAATGTTTGGTGATCGAACGAATGCTACGGAGCTCAACCAGATGGCAGAAGAAGCAAAACGGAGAGCAGAAATGGCAAA GTTAAGAGAAATGCATACTTTGAAGGGGCATGTTGAATCGGTGGTTAGAATGAAGGGTATCGATATAGAAACAATTCAACAATCGTACACTGTCTAA
- the LOC122609543 gene encoding (-)-isopiperitenol/(-)-carveol dehydrogenase, mitochondrial-like, whose protein sequence is MKSSMDVPNYKKIEGKVAIVTGGASGIGEATARLFAKHGARAVVIADIQDNLGKNIAVSIGLDRCTYIHCDVTDESQVKSLVDSTVAIYGQLDIMFSNAGIASKCVQTVFDFDMEQFDRLFAVNVRGMAVCVKHAARAMVELKVKGDIICTASVFARKGVAQRTDYCMSKHAVVALMKSASKQLGQYGIRVNCVSPYAVATPLMCNMLEKDVAEVEKLHEQMTCLKNMVLKAEDVAEAVLFLVGEKSGFITGHDLVIDGGYTNI, encoded by the exons ATGAAAAGTTCTATGGACGTTCCGAACTATAAAAAGATCGAG GGAAAAGTAGCTATTGTCACAGGAGGAGCAAGCGGCATCGGGGAAGCCACGGCTCGTTTATTCGCCAAACATGGCGCACGTGCAGTTGTGATCGCGGACATCCAAGACAACCTTGGCAAAAACATCGCTGTCTCCATTGGCTTAGACCGTTGCACTTACATACATTGTGATGTTACAGATGAGTCCCAAGTGAAATCTCTGGTAGACTCAACAGTGGCCATCTACGGTCAGCTGGATATTATGTTCAGCAACGCGGGGATTGCAAGTAAATGTGTTCAGACAGTTTTTGACTTCGATATGGAACAATTTGACCGACTTTTTGCAGTCAATGTTCGCGGGATGGCAGTTTGTGTGAAACACGCCGCACGTGCAATGGTGGAGCTGAAGGTGAAAGGAGATATTATTTGTACGGCTAGTGTGTTTGCTAGGAAAGGGGTGGCACAACGGACAGATTATTGTATGTCAAAGCATGCAGTGGTAGCACTGATGAAATCGGCTAGCAAGCAGTTAGGGCAGTATGGGATTCGAGTGAATTGTGTGTCACCATATGCTGTGGCTACACCGTTGATGTGTAACATGCTTGAGAAGGATGTTGCAGAAGTGGAAAAACTGCATGAACAAATGACTTGTTTGAAAAATATGGTTTTAAAAGCAGAGGATGTTGCTGAGGCTGTTTTGTTCCTTGTGGGTGAGAAATCTGGTTTTATCACTGGACATGATCTGGTTATCGATGGCGGATATActaatatttga
- the LOC122608577 gene encoding (+)-cis,cis-nepetalactol synthase NEPS3-like, with translation MSAKNNLIMNKIQGKVAIITGGASGIGEATARLFAKHGARAVVIADIQDDLGKEVALSIGSNQCTYIHCDVTNESQVKYLVETTVETYSQLDIMFSNAGIISKSKQNVVDFDMDQFDRLFAVNVRGMSVCVKYAAQAMVKREVKGNIICTSSIMGRIGGEGRTDYCMSKHAVVGLMKSASKQLGQYGIRVNCVSPFGLATPLTCNLLEKEAEEVEKIYQPMTSLKDVVLKVNDVAEAVLFLASGDSAFITGHDLVVDGGFTV, from the coding sequence ATGTCCGCAAAAAATAATCTCATTATGAACAAAATACAAGGAAAGGTCGCTATAATCACCGGAGGAGCAAGTGGTATTGGCGAAGCCACTGCTCGTTTATTTGCCAAACATGGGGCGAGGGCAGTGGTGATCGCCGACAttcaagacgatcttggcaaaGAAGTCGCTTTATCCATCGGCTCAAATCAATGTACATACATTCACTGTGACGTTACCAATGAGTCCCAAGTGAAGTATCTAGTGGAGACGACGGTTGAGACATATAGTCAGCTAGATATCATGTTTAGTAACGCTGGCATCATTAGTAAATCCAAACAGAATGTGGTTGACTTTGATATGGATCAATTTGACCGTCTCTTTGCAGTCAACGTCCGTGGAATGTCTGTATGCGTTAAGTACGCAGCACAGGCAATGGTAAAAAGAGAGGTTAAAGGGAATATTATTTGTACTTCGAGTATAATGGGCAGGATTGGGGGAGAAGGACGGACGGATTATTGTATGTCAAAGCACGCAGTGGTTGGACTAATGAAATCGGCAAGTAAGCAATTGGGGCAGTATGGAATTCGGGTTAATTGTGTATCTCCATTTGGGTTGGCTACACCTTTGACTTGTAACTTGCTTGAGAAAGAGGCTGAAGAAGTGGAAAAGATTTATCAGCCGATGACTAGCTTGAAAGATGTGGTTTTGAAAGTGAATGATGTTGCTGAGGCAGTTTTGTTCCTTGCTAGTGGGGACTCTGCTTTTATCACTGGGCATGATCTTGTTGTTGATGGGGGTTTTACTGTTTGA